A part of Thermocrinis albus DSM 14484 genomic DNA contains:
- a CDS encoding SDR family oxidoreductase, with product MQRKVALITGIKRIGGSVAEALLREGWCVSVVYNTSEDVYKKLKEGYGDRVLGIKTDLTQDNHQRIVEETYGHFGRLDAFLHLASPYFPTPLEELNPSHLYLHFKPIAEAFIFIAKHAFFHMLKNEGTVKGRIIAYGDWATNLTPYRNYAAYFVAKGALHTAVKVLAREMAPHVLVNAIALGPVLIPDHVSEEKWRDYLQKTPLKRPVSVEDIVLLSLTLLRMDSMTGEILYLDSGRNISGSCS from the coding sequence ATGCAAAGGAAGGTGGCCCTCATCACAGGTATAAAGCGTATAGGTGGTTCGGTAGCAGAAGCCCTTTTGCGGGAAGGCTGGTGTGTCAGCGTGGTTTACAACACATCGGAAGATGTTTACAAAAAGCTGAAAGAAGGGTACGGTGACAGAGTATTAGGTATAAAGACCGATCTCACTCAAGACAACCACCAGCGTATAGTGGAGGAGACATACGGACATTTTGGTAGGCTGGACGCCTTTCTACATCTGGCATCACCCTATTTTCCTACACCCCTTGAAGAACTAAATCCTTCCCACCTTTACCTTCACTTCAAACCTATAGCAGAAGCCTTCATCTTTATAGCTAAACATGCTTTTTTCCACATGCTCAAGAACGAAGGCACAGTGAAGGGTAGAATCATAGCTTACGGTGACTGGGCCACCAACCTAACACCCTACAGAAACTACGCTGCTTACTTCGTGGCAAAGGGAGCTCTCCACACCGCGGTGAAGGTCCTAGCCAGAGAGATGGCACCCCATGTACTGGTAAACGCCATAGCTCTAGGGCCGGTGCTGATACCGGATCATGTATCGGAGGAAAAGTGGAGGGATTACCTCCAAAAAACCCCCCTCAAAAGACCTGTGTCTGTGGAAGACATAGTGCTTCTCAGTCTCACTTTACTACGTATGGACAGTATGACGGGAGAGATACTGTACTTAGACAGCGGTAGAAACATTTCGGGATCTTGCAGTTAA
- a CDS encoding YdcH family protein: MTREEAIKKLLEEDPEFRHHYKKHEELDKEIAKLEKHHPMTHQLEMQIEQLKKEKLYHKDIMEEKIQRLLRNG, translated from the coding sequence ATGACGAGGGAAGAAGCCATCAAGAAGCTGTTGGAAGAAGATCCAGAGTTCAGACACCACTACAAGAAACACGAGGAGCTGGATAAAGAGATAGCCAAACTGGAGAAACATCATCCTATGACTCACCAACTGGAGATGCAGATAGAACAACTAAAGAAAGAAAAGCTGTATCACAAAGATATTATGGAAGAGAAGATTCAGAGACTTCTCAGAAACGGTTAA
- a CDS encoding anaerobic glycerol-3-phosphate dehydrogenase subunit C, translating into MSEMAIGGTKDFEFNVKDPDFLKEESIWEEARRVYSKCKDCRMCVTYCPSFPALFDAVDRHDDDVSKLSKEELALPLELCFHCKQCYFKCPYTPPHEWRIDFPHLSLRYKVWKFKNKRAKITDKLMLNTDLVGKMSVPIAPLVNTLSSAKPVRVLLENFMGIDRRAKLPPFNTQTLANWYKNNRQPVKGQNGRVVFFTTCLFNYNYLDKGIAALRVLEKNDVWVEIPQQQCCGIPFFDIGDIDSATQKALFNVQQLKPYVEAGYDIVVPVPTCALQIKYEYPLLLPDNEDVKLVSSKVYDLHQYLWKLHEEGRFNREFKVSMGNILYHIPCHLKSLNVGYRAAALMRLIPGTKVRIVERCSGHDGTFGVRKETFDMAYKVGSKLFEEIQAAGADLIVSDCPLASNQIEMATGKKPLHPIEVIYRAYG; encoded by the coding sequence ATGAGTGAGATGGCCATAGGTGGCACCAAGGACTTTGAGTTCAACGTGAAGGATCCTGACTTTCTGAAGGAGGAAAGTATATGGGAAGAAGCAAGGAGGGTGTACTCTAAGTGTAAGGACTGTAGGATGTGTGTTACCTACTGTCCTTCTTTCCCGGCCCTCTTTGATGCGGTGGATCGTCACGATGATGACGTCAGTAAACTCTCCAAAGAGGAACTGGCTTTACCTTTGGAGCTATGTTTCCACTGTAAACAGTGTTACTTTAAGTGTCCCTACACCCCACCCCACGAATGGAGAATAGACTTTCCACACCTCTCCTTAAGGTACAAGGTATGGAAGTTCAAAAACAAACGTGCCAAAATAACTGACAAGCTTATGCTCAACACCGATCTGGTGGGTAAGATGTCGGTACCTATAGCACCCCTGGTGAACACTCTGAGCAGCGCCAAGCCTGTCAGAGTTCTGCTAGAGAACTTTATGGGCATAGACAGGAGAGCTAAGCTCCCCCCCTTCAACACTCAGACCTTGGCAAACTGGTACAAGAATAACCGGCAACCGGTGAAGGGTCAGAATGGTAGAGTAGTGTTCTTTACCACATGCCTCTTTAACTACAACTATCTGGACAAGGGAATAGCTGCTCTGAGGGTTCTGGAAAAGAACGACGTGTGGGTAGAGATCCCTCAGCAGCAGTGCTGCGGTATTCCTTTCTTTGATATAGGAGACATAGACTCTGCCACCCAAAAGGCTCTCTTCAACGTCCAGCAACTGAAACCCTACGTGGAGGCAGGCTACGACATAGTGGTTCCAGTTCCCACCTGTGCTCTCCAGATAAAGTACGAGTACCCTCTCCTGCTGCCGGACAATGAGGATGTTAAACTGGTATCCTCTAAGGTTTACGACCTTCACCAATATCTGTGGAAACTTCACGAGGAAGGTAGGTTCAACAGAGAGTTTAAAGTATCCATGGGAAACATCCTGTATCACATACCCTGCCACCTTAAGTCCCTCAACGTGGGTTACAGAGCCGCCGCTCTTATGAGGCTTATACCGGGTACGAAGGTGAGAATAGTGGAGCGTTGCTCAGGACACGATGGAACCTTTGGTGTGCGTAAAGAGACCTTTGATATGGCCTATAAAGTGGGTTCAAAACTTTTTGAAGAAATACAGGCAGCGGGAGCCGACCTTATAGTCTCCGACTGTCCTTTGGCCAGTAACCAGATAGAGATGGCTACAGGGAAGAAACCTCTTCACCCTATAGAAGTTATCTACAGAGCTTACGGCTGA
- a CDS encoding MFS transporter, which yields MLKEFTPEERKAVLGITFAVAVRMLGLFLLLPVLSPYLRNLEGASPQLIGLAVGIYGFAQAFLQIPFGYLSDRIGRKPVIFVGMLTYAIGSLMGGLASNIWTMVLARFIQGFGAVSSAMTALAADLTREEVRTRAFAHIGASIGLVFAFSITAAPVLAGYLGVPFLFYMTALLSLVATFYVMFFIPEPKVHASDREIKPSLSNILLLLKDPNQLVLNFSIALTHAFLTGIFTFVPYQLVYNYHFPKPEHFKIYLPAVLVSLAIMVPSTIFAEKRGKFKEVFLAGILSILVGFALYDLFRNFWGAVALVFLFFVGFHLLEPIVPSLLTKLTHRDVRGLALGFFNTTQFLGAFLGGVWGGFALKHGLAYLVVGGAVLCVLWLLVVYVWFSSVKIPKRAEAQEPQP from the coding sequence ATGCTGAAGGAGTTCACACCAGAGGAACGCAAGGCTGTTTTAGGTATAACCTTTGCGGTAGCGGTACGGATGCTGGGTCTGTTTTTGCTACTTCCTGTTCTCTCTCCTTACTTGCGTAATCTGGAAGGTGCATCCCCACAGCTTATAGGACTCGCCGTAGGTATATACGGCTTCGCTCAGGCTTTTCTTCAGATACCTTTCGGTTACCTCTCTGACCGTATCGGAAGAAAACCCGTCATCTTTGTGGGGATGCTGACTTACGCGATAGGTAGTCTGATGGGGGGTCTTGCCAGTAACATATGGACCATGGTGTTGGCACGTTTCATTCAAGGTTTCGGAGCTGTTTCCTCTGCCATGACGGCCCTCGCTGCGGATCTTACGCGTGAAGAGGTCAGAACCAGAGCCTTCGCTCACATAGGTGCCTCCATAGGGCTCGTCTTTGCCTTCAGTATCACTGCTGCTCCCGTCTTGGCCGGCTATCTGGGTGTTCCTTTCCTCTTTTACATGACAGCCCTTCTTAGCCTCGTTGCCACCTTCTACGTTATGTTTTTCATACCGGAACCTAAGGTTCACGCCTCCGATAGGGAGATAAAACCTTCCCTCTCCAACATACTATTACTCTTGAAAGATCCCAATCAGCTTGTTCTCAACTTCTCCATAGCCCTCACCCACGCTTTCCTAACAGGAATATTTACCTTCGTGCCCTACCAGCTGGTCTACAACTACCATTTTCCTAAACCTGAACATTTCAAGATCTACTTACCGGCGGTTCTGGTATCTCTGGCCATCATGGTACCCTCCACCATCTTTGCCGAGAAGAGGGGGAAGTTTAAGGAGGTCTTTTTAGCGGGTATACTGTCCATACTGGTAGGTTTTGCCTTATACGATCTTTTCAGGAATTTCTGGGGAGCGGTGGCTTTGGTGTTTCTCTTCTTTGTGGGATTCCACCTTTTGGAGCCGATAGTACCTTCTTTGCTCACCAAGTTGACCCACAGAGACGTGAGAGGCCTGGCTTTGGGATTCTTTAACACCACCCAGTTTTTGGGTGCCTTTTTAGGAGGTGTTTGGGGTGGATTCGCCCTCAAACATGGTCTGGCCTACCTGGTGGTAGGGGGTGCTGTTCTCTGCGTTCTATGGCTGTTGGTGGTGTACGTTTGGTTTTCTTCTGTAAAGATACCTAAAAGGGCCGAGGCCCAGGAGCCTCAGCCGTAA
- a CDS encoding RrF2 family transcriptional regulator, protein MIYSESVKYALLALAYMALNRDRLVKSEEVSQVQNIPRPFLSKIFHKLVRERILKSYKGPTGGFTFAIPPEEITILDVIKALDEDYKLDYCALRPGRCEEWQTSPCNVHDKWVALREHVLEYLTTTTIAELAGVEDKHRKPVK, encoded by the coding sequence ATGATTTACTCAGAATCTGTTAAGTACGCTCTTCTGGCACTGGCCTACATGGCTCTCAACAGGGATAGGTTGGTAAAGTCCGAAGAGGTGTCCCAGGTTCAGAACATACCTCGCCCATTCCTCTCCAAGATATTTCATAAGCTGGTGAGGGAAAGGATACTGAAATCCTACAAGGGTCCCACAGGTGGTTTTACCTTTGCTATACCTCCAGAGGAGATAACAATACTGGACGTGATAAAAGCTTTGGACGAGGACTACAAACTGGATTACTGCGCTCTAAGACCTGGGCGATGTGAGGAGTGGCAAACCTCTCCCTGTAACGTCCACGACAAATGGGTGGCACTAAGGGAGCACGTACTGGAGTATCTCACCACTACCACTATAGCGGAACTGGCAGGTGTAGAGGATAAACACAGGAAACCTGTAAAATAG
- a CDS encoding ABC transporter permease: MGEFSRIALAYILIFFLVFLSRRYRLSAERDLIESTLRTTLQLLLLGYFLGYLFHWRSTTSLLAVILLMSLAASFIAAERFPLGGSRWRGLLVGGFSLNVSSALVFLSLYLMGAIKHNYAETITLWGLVLGNSLSNVTLAFERLSAEAKNRRNEIEAKVALGASLRTAMEDCIKAAMRAAMMPKYNMLKSAGIVHIPGVSAGMVIAGMDPMEAMVYQILVMYMLLSVGFLTSLLVLLMSYRHALR, translated from the coding sequence GTGGGAGAGTTTTCAAGAATAGCATTGGCATATATCCTGATCTTCTTCTTGGTGTTTCTTTCTCGTCGCTACAGGTTGTCGGCGGAGAGGGATCTAATAGAATCCACCCTCAGAACCACCCTACAGTTACTCCTCCTAGGTTACTTCCTCGGATATCTGTTTCACTGGAGATCCACCACATCTCTCCTTGCGGTGATACTCCTTATGTCTTTGGCAGCATCCTTCATAGCGGCAGAGAGGTTCCCCTTAGGAGGCAGTAGGTGGAGAGGACTCTTGGTGGGAGGGTTTTCCCTCAATGTGTCCAGTGCTTTGGTATTTCTAAGTCTGTATCTTATGGGAGCCATAAAGCACAACTATGCGGAAACCATAACCCTGTGGGGTCTTGTTTTGGGAAACTCTCTCAGCAACGTAACATTGGCTTTTGAACGCTTGAGTGCAGAGGCCAAAAATAGAAGGAACGAAATAGAGGCCAAGGTGGCCCTAGGTGCTAGCCTCAGAACAGCCATGGAGGACTGTATAAAAGCAGCCATGAGGGCAGCTATGATGCCTAAGTACAATATGCTGAAGTCAGCGGGTATAGTGCATATACCAGGTGTGTCGGCGGGTATGGTGATAGCAGGTATGGATCCTATGGAGGCTATGGTATACCAGATACTGGTCATGTACATGCTTCTTTCGGTGGGTTTCCTCACATCTTTACTGGTGCTACTGATGAGTTACAGACACGCCCTCCGTTGA
- a CDS encoding metal ABC transporter substrate-binding protein, with protein sequence MRFLILLLFSSFLTFAKGLLLATTYPIYYPLKFIAYPERNVDVLINTRTDPHHYELRPTEVKKMLSADYVFTLGLEPWERSLKGRVVKVGNVRGLISYGRQQDPHLWLSPKTYIYLVENLCRQLKETDPSRQVVYEKRCKTYLQKLEELDKLFQNTLSRCRVRYLVSTHTAFAYLARDYQLINVGLRGVHAEEEPKPSELFKIIRLMKEKGVRAIYVEEGYDTTTARYIAEQVGAKVYFLNSSLYPSSPQDDYFSIMKRNLQQLKEGLECQ encoded by the coding sequence ATGAGGTTCCTAATTCTTTTACTGTTTTCTTCCTTTCTCACCTTTGCAAAAGGTCTTCTACTGGCCACCACATATCCCATCTACTACCCTCTTAAGTTTATAGCCTACCCAGAAAGGAACGTGGACGTTCTTATAAACACACGAACGGATCCCCACCACTACGAGCTTAGACCCACAGAGGTGAAGAAGATGCTTTCTGCAGACTACGTGTTCACCTTAGGTCTAGAACCTTGGGAGAGATCTCTGAAGGGAAGGGTCGTAAAGGTGGGTAACGTGAGAGGTCTTATATCTTACGGGCGCCAGCAGGATCCTCACCTGTGGCTATCGCCCAAAACTTACATCTATCTGGTGGAGAACCTCTGCAGACAGCTAAAGGAAACAGATCCTTCCAGGCAGGTGGTTTATGAAAAGAGATGCAAAACCTATCTACAAAAACTGGAAGAGCTGGACAAACTTTTTCAGAACACCTTATCCAGATGCAGGGTGAGGTACTTGGTGTCTACACATACCGCCTTTGCCTACCTTGCACGGGATTATCAACTTATCAACGTGGGTCTAAGAGGTGTACATGCTGAAGAAGAACCAAAACCTTCCGAGCTCTTTAAGATAATACGCCTTATGAAGGAAAAGGGTGTCAGAGCCATTTATGTAGAAGAAGGTTATGATACCACCACGGCACGCTACATAGCAGAGCAAGTGGGAGCAAAGGTATACTTTCTAAACAGCTCTCTGTATCCATCATCACCCCAGGACGATTACTTTTCCATAATGAAAAGAAACCTACAACAGCTGAAGGAAGGTCTTGAATGCCAGTAG